A window of Pseudomonas denitrificans (nom. rej.) genomic DNA:
GGCGGTGAGCAGCCCGTACCTGGCCTTCGTGCTGATCATCGCGGCCATGGCTATCGTCAGCCTGTACACCTCGATCAGCGGCCTGATCAAGGCGGAGATGTTCCCGCCGCAGATTCGCGCCCTGGGCGTGGGCCTGTCCTACGCGGTGGGCAACGCGATCTTCGGCGGCTCGGCCGAATACGCCGCGTTGGGCCTGAAGACCATGGGCATGGAAGAGGTGTTCTACATCTACGTTTCGGTCATGTGCGGCGTAGCGCTGGTGGTTTGCTTGCTGCTGCCGGACCTGCGCAAGGTCAGCTACCTCAACGACGAGGACTGACCTGCGCCGGCGGCGCTAGTCGTTGCCCCGGCCGCGCAGGGCGTGGTCGGGCAGCGACAGGGCGATCAGCAGGGCCAGGGCGCCGAAGCCTGCGTTGATCAGGAACAGGTGCCCGAATACCCTATCCAGCGTGAGCCGCTGCGCCTCGTGGCCGGCTCCGCTGAGGCTGGCCAGCAGTGCGCTGGTCGACAGACCATGACCCGCCTCGCCCGCCAGCGGCTGCAGCATCGCCAGCAGCAGCGCGGACATCAGCGCGATCCCCACCGCTCCGCCCAGTGAGCGGAACAGCGTGATGTTGCTGGTCGCCACGCCCAGGTGTTTCGTCTCCACCGTGCTCTGCGCCGCTACCAGGCTGGTGGGGAACTGCGTGCCGGCGGCAATGCCGGTGAGCAGCATGCAGACGCCCGAGAGGACGTACGCGCTCGGCGGCGTCAGCGCCAGGCCGGCAATTGCCAGCGGCATCAGCAGCGCGCCACTGACGATCTGCGGCTTGTAGCGGCCGATGATCGCGGTGAGACGGCCGCAGCAGTACGCGCCGATCGGCACGCCCATGGCCAGCGGCAGCAGGTGCAGTGCGGCGCTGTCCGCGCCCGCGCCGGTGACCGACTGGAAGCGCAGCGGCACCAGCACCGACAGCGAGATGACCTGGAAGCTGGCGAAGAAGCTGATCAGCCAGCTCAGGGTGGCTGCGCGAATACCGAACAGGTGCATCGGCACCAGGGGTTCCGGCGCGCGGCGCTCCTGCAGCACGAACAGGGCGATCAGCACCACGGCGGCGACGAACAGCGCGAGCATCTGTGGGTCGTTCCAGCGCGCGCCCTGGCCGACCTCGGTGATCGCCAGCAGAAGGCTGCCCAGGCCTGCGATCATCAGCATCGTGCCGAGGTAG
This region includes:
- a CDS encoding MDR family MFS transporter, producing MLAIFLGALDQTIVAVSLPAISAGFGDFDLLAWVISGYMVAMTISMPIYGKLGDLYGRRVLMLFAIGLFTVASLLCGAAQSMEQLVLARVLQGIGAGGMMSVSQAIIGDIVPPRERGRYQGYFSSMYAVASIAGPVLGGLLTEYLSWRWVFLINLPVGLVALAVSRRTLRGLPVPGRKPVIDYLGTMLMIAGLGSLLLAITEVGQGARWNDPQMLALFVAAVVLIALFVLQERRAPEPLVPMHLFGIRAATLSWLISFFASFQVISLSVLVPLRFQSVTGAGADSAALHLLPLAMGVPIGAYCCGRLTAIIGRYKPQIVSGALLMPLAIAGLALTPPSAYVLSGVCMLLTGIAAGTQFPTSLVAAQSTVETKHLGVATSNITLFRSLGGAVGIALMSALLLAMLQPLAGEAGHGLSTSALLASLSGAGHEAQRLTLDRVFGHLFLINAGFGALALLIALSLPDHALRGRGND